GCGTTCGACTCTGCCTTGTCCGGTATTAGTGAAGTAATACCCATCTGGCTTTACTTCTGTAGTAGGCATTGTAGGAAACCTAGCCTCTACTTCCTTGCGAATCTGGGTTAAAGGTCGCTTAAGGGTTATCCCGGCTTCAATAACTTGGTTTATCGCGTCGATCGCTAGTGTCCTAATTTCGGCTTCATCTATTACACCATCAAGCTTTTGAGCTAATTTCTCACCAAGTTTTACCCAGTCATTCTTAGGTTTGTCTGTCATATCAGTTCATGTGTTGGTATATCTATAGATTAGTGGGTTAACAACTAATCGTCAATACGGTTAATCCATAGATAAGCAGCTTTAATGCAATATTATTAATGTATTCAAGGAATTTATGTAAAGCCTTTACCTATAGACGTTTGACCTATTCCTTGGTTACTGTGTAGCTATAGTTAATGAGAGTAAGGAATATGAGTAGACAGCTAAAGCATCCTGATGAATTGACCAATGAGTTTATCGAGTGGCGAGTCAGGGAACTGCTCCCCAAATTTGAAGCCCTAGCGCCATATAATCGCAGTCAGAGAGAGAAGGGCGTAAAGTCTGAAGGGTTAACAGGCTGGAAAGATTTAGCCACTAAGGAAGCGTCTTTATTAAAAGCAAATTATCCAGACGATAAGCCAGAAGATGAGAAGGAATACGGAGCAGCATTAAGGCAGATTACAGCATTAAAGAAAGAGCTAAAGAAAGCTGCTAAAACTGAACTTTTAGACAAGGCTAACTACAACCCAGTTTGCACAATAATTACTCACTTTGGTAATGCCCTAAGCTTCTTATTTAGTCCTTACAAGGAGAGACAAAATACCCGCTATCGGGAAACTGTTAAAACTCGCTCAAAGTTGGAAAACCGAATACCTCTA
The Phormidium ambiguum IAM M-71 genome window above contains:
- a CDS encoding protelomerase family protein, which encodes MSRQLKHPDELTNEFIEWRVRELLPKFEALAPYNRSQREKGVKSEGLTGWKDLATKEASLLKANYPDDKPEDEKEYGAALRQITALKKELKKAAKTELLDKANYNPVCTIITHFGNALSFLFSPYKERQNTRYRETVKTRSKLENRIPLNLSPYLIKAKEVLTQVANGATLLDVEWRDVSCALALVTGRRMAEVHLSAEFRKLGDYQLGFKGQLKGKTRKLEGQKVREFEFTIPTLLSSRTKENETVLSSIEAG